From one Ignavibacteria bacterium genomic stretch:
- a CDS encoding T9SS type A sorting domain-containing protein produces the protein MPTGSEVYLHAFEQLALGAKGLMTFYCVSRFQCTTPLPPTSPDIGDIPIGVTSLANVNLGIQTVPTTTGYDFIRDPGLGTDFFDADTANEPTRLTYYFLDDNGDVNLDLFSNNLGVDPDRLYAGRASMRLATYRLYRYLHDVGPTLANLELRGWWAKGYRQWRLEDSVDIDDYFKLDTNLKVAHPSRVGDFGSIDAEDYDSVFCDVMIHKHRDTALTARWFFSVMNRRSDPRILESGDWVFRSETEYEDLLAANSIGEYDQRGAREIRLPFNYEAQGSGTAINLHVTELVPDTAVGIDTVIGAHATLAIRLRPGQAKFFRVVPIPASSTQGTGFLAHSNQRKIVAFPVLDTMVTAAELEDDGDTVRTWLRMVVGDTMRYHRVYHKRKDTTLPEGGPLTVWYQHSSPLVHTDTLPTGTARYAFDASTVTWENPVNISSRVLYQPPGADSATIMDLSCGFPALVVRVDTFAMTRIAKVYVVFGCEYDATEQNPKVLVCESVIPADATSDEQAAFYANDYSAVLDVTPVTFVGMVTQANFLEHWGTPMINASQSGNYYCWSHEANGIGAGLKEPHRRTFLGGQTEYIRAYNGMICTHPSMHSYSRLHIGEDDAGLVWQEGADPLFGNFILYTRLKHDANNNIYHELCADPTPTEEENNIILPTDGTIAQLTDIYIDIEEANDVAHHAFPLLYRQMSDWDLTGENKFYYLGINNIKAERAYWQTLPTINYPRWVIARRVFDVREWTSSWFGGNDTLWSRTANFIFSDDYHLRGPDATQGEQWGEWGSDPEYASWDYDDSTSVLEFWSETSDTDLMPMLWSMTLSWELYGTDTDYDHADLVADGSVRLLNHIGKYPHLASRYSMTGVNNRGWQRNRRIFNRTDGTWPAYVHAPSLVTSSEYFYKQGTQRTPQALRYVGFRGPEGSPLTGPIYLHNKEDWLAFKPSKFDDQKAPLEYSCDWLGLPDVGHITVSTKAAGEELEAELWVQRESDGEVINMNTMATNQNGETWRREFTLLSSPDERYRFFIEPNKQHTSPAEDIEIRFAKRESKNKGSANRTIIDLRKMKEFSATDEADLIVYPNPAQNMVTMVINNGRSDDRDAKVEVVISSIIGATQARITCRNIDVLTVNVETWTVGTYLVLVNTSNGVVLTSSFSVVR, from the coding sequence TCGGAAGTGTACCTCCATGCTTTTGAACAACTGGCTCTTGGTGCCAAGGGGCTGATGACCTTCTACTGTGTTTCCCGCTTCCAGTGCACTACGCCTCTCCCGCCAACATCACCTGACATTGGTGACATCCCCATCGGAGTTACCAGCCTTGCAAATGTCAATCTTGGTATTCAAACAGTACCGACAACCACTGGCTACGATTTCATTCGCGACCCGGGTCTGGGAACGGATTTCTTTGACGCAGATACTGCAAATGAACCTACACGGCTCACATACTATTTTCTCGATGACAACGGTGATGTGAATTTGGACCTCTTTTCTAACAATCTGGGAGTCGATCCTGATCGTTTGTATGCTGGTCGTGCGTCCATGAGGTTAGCGACGTACAGGCTCTATCGTTATCTGCACGACGTTGGCCCAACGCTCGCAAATCTGGAATTGAGGGGATGGTGGGCAAAGGGATACAGGCAATGGCGTTTGGAAGATAGTGTCGATATCGACGATTATTTCAAGCTGGATACAAATCTCAAGGTCGCTCACCCTTCCCGAGTGGGAGATTTTGGCTCAATCGATGCCGAAGATTACGATTCTGTGTTTTGCGACGTGATGATCCACAAGCACAGAGATACGGCACTGACGGCACGATGGTTCTTTTCCGTCATGAATCGCAGGTCTGATCCGCGCATACTGGAAAGTGGTGACTGGGTGTTTCGTTCCGAAACAGAATATGAAGATTTGCTTGCAGCAAACAGCATCGGCGAGTACGACCAACGAGGCGCTCGCGAGATTAGGCTTCCATTCAATTACGAAGCTCAGGGGAGTGGCACCGCGATTAATCTGCATGTCACGGAACTTGTCCCTGATACTGCGGTCGGCATCGACACAGTAATTGGAGCACACGCAACGCTGGCCATACGACTTCGACCCGGGCAGGCAAAGTTTTTCCGGGTCGTACCAATTCCTGCATCCAGCACGCAAGGCACAGGCTTCCTTGCTCATTCCAACCAGCGTAAGATCGTTGCGTTTCCGGTTCTAGACACGATGGTAACTGCGGCGGAACTGGAAGACGACGGTGATACGGTTCGCACATGGTTGCGTATGGTTGTTGGAGATACTATGCGATATCACAGAGTGTATCATAAACGCAAGGATACGACTCTACCTGAAGGCGGGCCATTGACCGTTTGGTATCAGCACAGCAGCCCGTTAGTTCATACAGATACTCTGCCAACAGGTACAGCTCGTTATGCATTCGACGCATCAACCGTTACGTGGGAGAATCCCGTGAACATAAGCAGCCGTGTTCTGTATCAGCCACCCGGCGCAGACTCGGCTACTATAATGGATTTGAGTTGTGGCTTTCCTGCACTCGTTGTTAGGGTTGACACCTTTGCAATGACTCGTATCGCAAAAGTGTATGTTGTGTTTGGCTGTGAGTATGATGCCACTGAACAAAATCCCAAGGTTCTTGTGTGCGAAAGCGTTATTCCTGCCGACGCAACGAGTGATGAGCAGGCTGCGTTTTATGCTAATGATTACTCTGCCGTGCTCGATGTAACACCCGTAACGTTTGTCGGAATGGTTACACAGGCAAATTTCCTTGAACACTGGGGAACTCCGATGATCAATGCCTCGCAGTCAGGTAACTACTACTGCTGGTCGCACGAAGCCAACGGTATCGGTGCTGGCTTAAAGGAACCACATCGAAGGACGTTTCTAGGTGGCCAAACAGAATATATCCGTGCCTATAACGGAATGATTTGCACGCACCCTTCAATGCATTCTTACTCGCGCCTGCACATCGGTGAGGATGATGCAGGACTTGTATGGCAAGAAGGGGCAGATCCTCTGTTCGGCAACTTCATTCTGTACACACGATTGAAGCATGACGCTAACAACAACATCTATCACGAGCTGTGCGCAGACCCAACGCCCACTGAAGAAGAAAACAATATCATTCTTCCGACGGATGGGACGATTGCACAACTGACCGATATCTATATCGACATAGAAGAAGCAAACGACGTTGCTCATCATGCGTTCCCGCTGCTGTACAGGCAAATGTCGGATTGGGACTTGACAGGCGAGAACAAGTTCTACTATCTCGGCATCAACAACATCAAAGCCGAACGAGCGTATTGGCAAACACTACCCACAATTAATTACCCAAGATGGGTAATCGCAAGGCGTGTGTTTGACGTCCGCGAGTGGACGAGCAGTTGGTTTGGAGGTAACGACACACTTTGGTCTCGTACGGCTAACTTCATTTTCTCTGATGATTATCACCTTCGCGGTCCTGATGCAACACAGGGAGAACAATGGGGCGAGTGGGGATCTGATCCTGAGTATGCCTCTTGGGATTACGACGATTCAACATCGGTACTGGAGTTTTGGTCCGAGACATCAGACACGGATCTAATGCCCATGTTATGGAGTATGACGCTAAGCTGGGAGCTGTACGGAACGGATACGGATTACGATCATGCAGATCTCGTAGCAGACGGCTCGGTACGACTCCTCAACCACATCGGAAAATATCCACATTTAGCGTCGCGGTATTCCATGACAGGAGTGAACAACCGTGGCTGGCAACGCAACCGTAGAATCTTCAACCGAACCGACGGTACATGGCCTGCTTATGTACATGCCCCTTCACTCGTAACATCATCTGAGTATTTCTACAAGCAGGGCACACAACGAACACCACAAGCCTTACGCTACGTTGGCTTCAGAGGTCCAGAAGGTTCGCCGCTCACAGGTCCTATCTATTTGCACAACAAGGAAGATTGGCTAGCGTTCAAACCTTCAAAGTTCGACGATCAAAAGGCACCGCTGGAATACTCCTGCGATTGGCTTGGCTTACCGGATGTCGGTCACATCACCGTTTCAACGAAAGCCGCTGGCGAAGAACTCGAAGCAGAATTGTGGGTGCAGCGTGAGAGCGACGGCGAAGTGATTAACATGAACACTATGGCAACGAATCAGAATGGTGAAACATGGCGAAGAGAATTTACTCTTTTGTCGTCTCCGGATGAGCGATACCGGTTCTTCATCGAACCGAACAAACAACACACTTCACCAGCAGAGGACATCGAAATCAGATTCGCAAAACGTGAAAGCAAGAACAAAGGAAGTGCCAACAGAACAATCATTGATTTGCGAAAGATGAAGGAGTTTTCTGCAACAGACGAAGCAGATCTTATCGTATATCCCAACCCAGCACAAAACATGGTAACGATGGTGATCAATAATGGCCGAAGTGATGACAGAGATGCTAAGGTAGAAGTCGTGATTTCGAGTATCATTGGAGCAACGCAAGCGAGAATTACATGCCGCAACATTGATGTCCTTACAGTCAATGTTGAAACGTGGACCGTCGGCACTTACCTTGTGTTAGTCAATACTTCCAATGGTGTCGTCCTCACTTCGAGTTTTAGTGTCGTGCGATAG
- a CDS encoding transposase produces MADELITRLQKINPAAAASLNEGIEDVLTLTRLGLRSVFGRSFGTTNVIESANSAIARRTRHVTRWSTGDQRLRWSALALLDAEQSWRRVHNNKRLPILQRAIKDEVNNRIQSNQPKAIVSRFSTKKRT; encoded by the coding sequence ATGGCTGATGAACTCATAACACGATTGCAGAAGATCAATCCCGCCGCTGCTGCATCACTCAATGAGGGCATCGAAGACGTACTGACCCTGACAAGACTCGGCTTACGATCTGTGTTCGGCCGTTCGTTCGGCACGACTAATGTGATCGAGTCAGCGAACTCTGCCATCGCACGTCGTACGAGGCACGTTACACGATGGTCGACAGGTGATCAGCGGCTACGGTGGTCAGCACTAGCTCTTCTTGATGCCGAACAATCATGGCGGCGAGTGCACAACAATAAAAGATTGCCTATTTTGCAACGGGCGATCAAAGACGAGGTCAACAATAGAATTCAGTCCAATCAGCCCAAAGCCATAGTCTCTAGATTTTCAACTAAGAAGCGGACATAG
- a CDS encoding DDE-type integrase/transposase/recombinase produces MINHKKTYRLMDEQKLLLGKVIRSRGKRTWVQYRQISAHQPMEYLCLDIKYVWVHGEGRWYYLLSIMDVFSRKIIQWIFQRSVRKHDVIVMFRRLHTQYNLKGVLIRNDNGSQFLANQVRSYLAELEAKQEFTHVATPEENAYIEAFHSILQRELVERFEFSSFYEANQHLQHYMQWYNYERKHRKLGPITPQQKWETGLLTTSTPEFAHVSERARLGSKEFTEHQTQFQLSGITDPTTDAVTRRCSNKKENNRHVLHIFDNNSV; encoded by the coding sequence GTGATTAATCACAAGAAGACGTATCGCCTCATGGATGAGCAGAAGCTTCTTCTTGGGAAAGTTATCCGTAGCCGTGGGAAACGCACGTGGGTGCAGTATAGGCAGATATCGGCTCATCAGCCGATGGAGTACTTATGTCTTGATATTAAGTATGTCTGGGTACACGGAGAAGGTCGGTGGTATTACCTACTCTCGATCATGGATGTGTTCAGCCGCAAGATTATCCAGTGGATCTTCCAGAGGAGTGTCCGCAAGCATGACGTGATCGTGATGTTTCGCAGGTTGCATACACAGTACAACCTCAAGGGAGTACTCATCAGAAATGATAACGGCTCCCAGTTTCTGGCCAATCAGGTGAGAAGCTATCTCGCTGAACTTGAAGCCAAGCAGGAATTTACCCATGTGGCTACACCCGAAGAAAATGCCTACATCGAAGCATTCCACAGCATTCTTCAACGGGAGCTGGTTGAACGATTTGAGTTTAGCAGCTTCTACGAAGCTAACCAGCATCTTCAACACTACATGCAGTGGTATAACTATGAGCGCAAACACAGAAAACTCGGCCCAATAACTCCACAGCAGAAATGGGAAACTGGTCTGCTCACTACGTCCACTCCGGAGTTCGCTCATGTGTCGGAACGAGCCAGGCTCGGTTCGAAGGAGTTCACAGAACATCAAACACAATTTCAGTTGTCAGGCATCACCGACCCAACAACTGATGCTGTTACTCGCCGCTGCTCAAACAAGAAGGAGAATAATCGGCACGTACTACATATCTTTGACAACAATTCTGTCTAA
- a CDS encoding adenylate/guanylate cyclase domain-containing protein — translation MTVLFMDIVGFTSLCSKIPPAHVVHLLKAIFAVCYKVSAEHGLTKIKTIGDSYMAASGVPEYQADHAVRAARAGLTMQEQLQALQLTMDQKLGDTTWTKDVGEIRVRIGNSVKEMFESKPSLLGVPFPQQTG, via the coding sequence GTGACAGTACTGTTTATGGACATTGTAGGCTTCACCTCGCTCTGCTCAAAGATTCCACCTGCCCACGTAGTGCATTTGCTTAAGGCAATCTTTGCTGTCTGCTACAAAGTAAGTGCAGAGCACGGTCTAACAAAAATCAAGACCATTGGCGATAGCTACATGGCTGCCAGTGGTGTACCGGAATACCAAGCCGACCATGCAGTGCGTGCTGCCCGTGCAGGCCTGACAATGCAAGAGCAGTTACAGGCATTGCAACTCACCATGGATCAAAAACTTGGCGATACAACGTGGACAAAGGATGTTGGCGAAATCCGCGTCCGCATTGGCAATTCTGTCAAGGAGATGTTCGAAAGTAAGCCGTCACTTCTTGGAGTTCCATTCCCACAACAAACTGGTTGA
- a CDS encoding alpha/beta fold hydrolase yields the protein MNLHFVTNRAHSGSDRWKPDGYTKQPSGDGAHNLRYGHVELDLSGVQDQINETIKKPTDGGDGNGSAIADIINGVDASKRKIFAYQESSDGTRKGSTESFDKLQELMRSSKDVVVFIHGYNTDWWEAVSTVAALEIMLNANGGKEVAVVLFSWPSDGEILLVTPYFSERHDASLSRFATIRALLILQKRLADIRISALGTEYRTRREYLKAVESRAIDANKGLCGSGLHLVCHSMGNYVLECALGLADEDPEYVLSERMFDNVILAAPDVNTDALEPGRPLSRLASIAKNVSVYFNKEDMPLLTSMATKNARERLGRTGAARPEAIDRTFHQIDCTGVVEDGIVEHSYFLNGKPLDDIRRTIHGVRQSDPSRPRQGDKMYPNVWRLVNYNTTP from the coding sequence ATGAATCTTCACTTCGTAACAAACCGGGCACATTCCGGTAGCGACCGATGGAAGCCCGACGGATATACCAAGCAGCCGAGTGGTGATGGAGCTCATAATCTGCGATATGGGCATGTTGAGCTGGATCTTAGCGGCGTCCAAGATCAGATCAATGAGACGATCAAGAAGCCTACGGATGGTGGCGACGGAAACGGCTCAGCCATTGCAGACATCATTAATGGCGTCGATGCCTCGAAGCGTAAGATCTTTGCCTACCAAGAGAGTTCCGATGGCACCCGCAAGGGCTCGACGGAATCCTTCGACAAACTCCAAGAACTCATGCGGAGTAGTAAAGATGTTGTTGTCTTCATTCACGGCTATAACACCGACTGGTGGGAGGCAGTGTCCACGGTGGCGGCATTGGAGATTATGCTCAATGCCAATGGAGGCAAGGAGGTTGCGGTGGTGCTGTTTAGCTGGCCATCAGATGGAGAGATCTTGTTGGTCACTCCGTATTTCTCGGAACGACATGATGCCAGTCTTAGCAGATTCGCGACGATCCGTGCATTGCTGATCCTACAGAAACGCCTAGCAGATATTCGAATCAGCGCCCTTGGAACGGAGTACCGGACACGCAGGGAGTATTTGAAAGCTGTTGAATCTCGTGCGATCGATGCCAACAAGGGGCTGTGCGGCAGCGGCCTTCACCTGGTCTGTCACAGCATGGGCAACTATGTTCTGGAATGTGCCCTTGGTTTGGCCGACGAAGATCCGGAGTATGTACTGTCCGAGCGGATGTTCGATAATGTGATCCTGGCTGCACCCGATGTCAACACGGATGCCCTAGAGCCAGGGCGCCCCCTATCACGACTTGCATCGATCGCGAAGAATGTTTCGGTGTATTTCAACAAGGAAGATATGCCGTTGCTTACATCGATGGCGACTAAAAACGCACGAGAACGATTAGGCAGAACCGGCGCTGCTCGTCCCGAAGCGATCGACCGAACATTTCACCAGATCGATTGTACCGGTGTTGTCGAAGATGGTATCGTGGAGCACAGCTACTTCCTGAACGGGAAGCCGCTTGACGATATTCGGCGTACTATCCATGGGGTTCGACAGAGCGATCCCAGTAGGCCTCGACAAGGTGACAAGATGTACCCCAATGTATGGCGACTTGTAAATTATAATACAACGCCATAG
- a CDS encoding N-6 DNA methylase → MLSLKPTHKPIQDYYAELERYEHHGHDNEMTVRNAFQNLLEFYARKMNWQFIEEFAIKRGGRRDASVDGALLDQFSLPRAFWEAKDSKDDLAKEVQNKFSDGYPTTNILFWQPGRAILYQDARLILDADITVPAKLVEVLEALFNFDLPYIKEWEHAVEEFKEKIPTLAEGVLKILEEQRVKNRAFSSAFDKFMQLAKESINPNLSIEAVEEMLIQHLLTRRIFRTIFHSESFLQKNAVARELEGVITHMVQGYGSVDQFLKPLDRFYRALEMAAESTDDYAQKQTFLNTVYEKFFQGYAVKVADTHGIVYTPQPIVDFMVKSVQGALEMDFGKSLTDEGVHILDPFVGTGNFILRVMREIYEKNPASLRHKYLHELHCNEVMLLPYYIACLNVEHLYMELTGEYEPFPGICLVDSFELVEELQLGMFTNENSMRVQEQKEAPIFVVIGNPPYNAGQVNENDNNKNRKYPAIDKRVAETYAKDSKASNKNALSDPYVKAFRMASDRILVRGEGMVCLVTNNAYLDGIAFDGMRSHLGRDFDLISLIDLGGNVRKNPKLSGTTHNVFGIQVGVAICMMEHHADGSDSQLRYARMDEFWTKTEKYRQLQRWGEAASVGFTNIQTQRNNVWLTDGMADDWETLIPLGSKEAKAGKADAVFKVVSNGVKTNRDVWAYNFNKDVLSSNMRNHINEYNSWVGRLSVAPPGTIIDSFIEVDDTKLSWSRDLKLDLKRGRTCGYNEASLRPSLYRPFTMEQLYFDRIMNEEVYHFPKIFPLPSTENTVVCVSGVGSSKPFQTLVSNTIPCLDMLEKTQCFPLHVYNEDGTNRRDNITDWGMQQFQEHYTDATITKIDIFHYVYGILHDPAYREKYAANLRRELPRIPFADDFRTVANIGKRLMELHVHYEDQPEYPLDEVWTLPKGYRSAYGSEVSKVEQVPINERYYVTKMKRDKKDPTRLIVNDFLTLTGIPSTVDDYKLGNRSALDWVVDQYQIKTDKRSGITNNPNRDTDPTYIVRLIKKVVTVSVETVGLVGELKGV, encoded by the coding sequence ATGCTCTCACTAAAACCCACTCACAAGCCAATACAAGACTACTACGCAGAACTTGAACGGTACGAACACCACGGACACGACAATGAAATGACTGTCCGCAATGCCTTTCAGAACCTCCTAGAGTTCTATGCCCGCAAGATGAACTGGCAGTTTATCGAAGAGTTTGCAATCAAACGCGGGGGGCGGCGCGATGCATCGGTGGATGGAGCGTTGCTCGATCAGTTCTCGCTGCCACGGGCGTTCTGGGAGGCAAAGGATTCAAAGGACGATCTGGCAAAAGAGGTACAAAACAAATTCTCCGATGGATACCCTACCACGAACATTTTGTTCTGGCAACCGGGAAGGGCTATCCTATATCAAGATGCACGGCTGATCTTAGATGCCGATATCACCGTTCCTGCAAAGCTTGTAGAGGTGCTGGAGGCATTGTTCAACTTCGACCTGCCGTACATCAAGGAGTGGGAACACGCCGTCGAGGAGTTCAAAGAGAAGATTCCCACACTTGCCGAAGGCGTACTCAAGATCCTTGAAGAGCAGCGCGTCAAGAACCGTGCGTTCAGCTCCGCCTTCGACAAGTTCATGCAACTGGCTAAGGAAAGCATCAACCCAAACTTGAGTATCGAAGCCGTCGAAGAGATGCTGATCCAGCACCTGCTCACCCGACGCATCTTCCGGACAATCTTCCATAGCGAGAGCTTCCTCCAGAAGAACGCCGTCGCACGAGAGCTCGAAGGGGTCATCACGCACATGGTTCAGGGCTACGGCTCTGTAGATCAGTTCCTAAAACCACTCGACCGTTTCTACCGCGCCCTAGAGATGGCCGCCGAGAGCACTGACGACTACGCGCAAAAGCAGACCTTCCTAAACACTGTCTATGAGAAATTCTTCCAGGGCTATGCCGTCAAGGTTGCTGACACCCATGGCATCGTATATACACCGCAACCTATTGTAGACTTTATGGTGAAGTCTGTGCAGGGGGCTTTGGAGATGGATTTCGGTAAGAGTCTAACAGACGAAGGCGTCCACATCCTTGACCCATTCGTCGGCACCGGCAACTTCATCCTCCGTGTGATGCGCGAGATTTACGAAAAGAACCCTGCGTCGCTACGGCACAAATACCTGCACGAGCTTCACTGCAACGAGGTGATGCTGCTGCCATACTACATCGCCTGCCTCAACGTCGAGCATCTGTACATGGAGCTGACGGGTGAGTATGAACCCTTCCCCGGCATCTGCCTGGTGGACTCCTTCGAACTCGTTGAAGAACTCCAGCTTGGCATGTTCACGAACGAGAACTCCATGCGTGTGCAGGAGCAAAAAGAAGCACCAATCTTTGTGGTCATCGGCAACCCGCCCTACAATGCCGGTCAGGTGAACGAAAACGATAATAACAAAAACCGTAAGTATCCCGCAATAGACAAGCGCGTTGCAGAAACGTATGCAAAGGACTCCAAGGCGTCGAATAAAAATGCGCTGAGCGACCCGTACGTTAAGGCATTCCGTATGGCATCTGATAGGATATTGGTAAGGGGCGAAGGCATGGTGTGCCTAGTAACCAATAATGCCTACCTTGATGGTATTGCTTTTGATGGCATGCGCTCGCACCTCGGCAGGGACTTCGACCTCATAAGTTTGATAGACCTTGGCGGAAACGTACGGAAGAACCCCAAATTATCAGGTACCACTCATAACGTTTTTGGGATACAGGTCGGTGTTGCAATCTGTATGATGGAACACCATGCAGATGGGTCTGACAGCCAATTGCGATATGCGCGAATGGATGAGTTTTGGACTAAGACCGAAAAGTATCGTCAGTTGCAGCGCTGGGGGGAGGCAGCCTCGGTTGGATTCACCAATATTCAAACACAACGCAACAACGTCTGGCTCACCGACGGCATGGCCGACGACTGGGAGACTTTGATTCCCCTTGGCAGCAAAGAGGCTAAAGCTGGAAAGGCTGATGCCGTGTTCAAAGTAGTGTCTAATGGCGTGAAGACCAATAGAGACGTGTGGGCATACAACTTCAATAAAGATGTTCTTTCGAGCAACATGCGCAACCATATCAACGAGTACAATTCCTGGGTCGGTCGCCTGAGTGTTGCACCACCGGGAACGATCATCGATTCATTTATCGAAGTGGATGATACGAAGCTGAGTTGGTCTCGAGATCTCAAACTAGATCTCAAGCGCGGGCGCACATGTGGGTATAACGAGGCGTCGCTTAGGCCGTCATTATACCGTCCATTCACAATGGAACAACTATACTTTGATCGTATTATGAATGAGGAGGTGTACCATTTCCCAAAAATCTTCCCCCTCCCCTCCACCGAGAACACGGTGGTATGCGTGAGTGGTGTCGGTAGCTCAAAGCCATTCCAAACTCTTGTGTCGAACACAATCCCGTGTCTCGACATGCTGGAGAAGACTCAGTGCTTCCCGCTACACGTGTACAACGAAGACGGCACCAACCGCAGGGACAACATCACTGACTGGGGCATGCAGCAGTTCCAAGAGCACTACACTGACGCAACGATCACAAAGATTGACATCTTCCATTACGTTTACGGCATTCTGCACGACCCCGCATACCGTGAGAAGTATGCCGCCAACTTGCGTCGTGAACTACCTCGCATTCCCTTTGCCGATGACTTCCGTACGGTAGCAAACATTGGCAAGCGGCTCATGGAACTGCACGTGCACTACGAAGACCAGCCCGAGTATCCGCTCGACGAGGTCTGGACGCTTCCCAAAGGGTATCGCTCTGCGTATGGAAGCGAAGTCTCTAAAGTCGAGCAGGTACCAATCAACGAGCGGTATTACGTTACCAAGATGAAGCGGGATAAGAAGGACCCCACCCGCCTAATCGTAAACGACTTCCTCACACTCACAGGAATTCCATCAACCGTAGATGACTATAAACTCGGAAATCGCTCAGCATTAGATTGGGTGGTGGACCAATACCAAATCAAGACGGACAAGCGTTCGGGCATTACCAACAACCCCAATCGCGATACTGACCCCACCTACATCGTGCGCCTGATCAAGAAGGTGGTGACGGTGAGTGTGGAGACGGTGGGGTTGGTGGGTGAATTGAAAGGAGTGTAG